A single genomic interval of Nonomuraea rubra harbors:
- a CDS encoding DUF6980 family protein: protein MVVHSAAYRSYGLPIHDGGSSSIAIRYCPWCGARLP, encoded by the coding sequence GTGGTGGTTCATTCAGCCGCGTACCGGAGCTACGGGCTGCCGATCCACGACGGGGGCAGCAGCTCCATCGCGATCCGGTACTGCCCGTGGTGCGGGGCGCGGCTGCCGTAA
- a CDS encoding dihydrofolate reductase family protein — protein sequence MSKVTCDMAMSLDGFVAGLHQSLEEPFGEGVGDRLHQWMFEEPEQHAAVIEAVTAAGAFIMGRNMFTPGRGDWDLSWGGWWGDEPPYHAPVYVLTHYPREPLPKKGGTTFTFVTDGIESALAQAREAAGDRDVAIAGGAETVNQYLAAGLIDELRLHVAPVILGRGERLLHNVGDITLEPLGTPSGTSLVTHLTYRVPR from the coding sequence ATGAGCAAGGTCACTTGTGACATGGCGATGTCCCTCGACGGCTTCGTGGCAGGGCTGCACCAGAGCCTGGAAGAGCCCTTCGGCGAGGGTGTGGGCGATCGCCTGCACCAGTGGATGTTCGAGGAGCCCGAGCAGCACGCCGCGGTGATCGAGGCCGTCACGGCGGCCGGGGCGTTCATCATGGGCCGCAACATGTTCACCCCCGGACGCGGCGACTGGGACCTGAGCTGGGGCGGCTGGTGGGGCGACGAGCCGCCGTACCACGCGCCGGTCTACGTCCTCACCCACTACCCGCGCGAGCCGTTGCCGAAGAAGGGCGGCACGACGTTCACGTTCGTCACCGACGGCATCGAGTCGGCGCTGGCTCAGGCCCGCGAGGCCGCCGGCGACCGCGACGTCGCCATCGCGGGCGGCGCCGAGACGGTCAACCAGTACCTGGCGGCAGGCCTCATCGACGAGCTGCGCCTGCACGTCGCCCCGGTGATCCTCGGCAGGGGCGAGCGCCTGCTCCACAACGTCGGCGACATCACCCTCGAACCCCTCGGCACCCCCTCCGGCACCAGCCTCGTCACCCACCTGACGTACCGCGTCCCCCGGTGA
- a CDS encoding response regulator transcription factor — MSRLGAEEGAGSSIKVLLAEDQVLVRDSFKMLIDSTPGMVTVGEAGTGGEAVRLAGRLRPDVVLMDVRMPEMDGIEATRRICGSPHGSGTRVLILTTFDLDEYVYASLRAGASGFLIKNTTAAELLSAIRVVAGGEALLAPTVTRRLIAEFLQRAEQAPAPRPLDGVTPREREVLTLVATGLSNRDIAEHLHLTVGTVKTHIGHLLAKLRARDRAQLVIAAYEAGLVTSPSRSDRR; from the coding sequence GTGAGCCGCTTGGGGGCGGAGGAAGGTGCGGGCTCGTCCATCAAGGTCCTGCTCGCTGAGGATCAGGTGCTGGTGCGTGACAGCTTCAAGATGCTCATCGACAGCACGCCGGGGATGGTGACCGTGGGCGAGGCGGGCACCGGGGGCGAGGCGGTGCGGCTGGCGGGCCGGTTGCGTCCCGACGTCGTGCTCATGGACGTGCGCATGCCGGAGATGGACGGGATAGAAGCGACCAGGCGCATCTGCGGCTCCCCGCACGGCTCCGGCACCCGCGTGCTGATCCTCACCACCTTTGACCTGGACGAATACGTCTATGCCTCGCTGCGGGCCGGGGCGAGCGGCTTCCTGATCAAGAACACCACGGCGGCCGAGCTCCTGAGCGCCATCCGGGTGGTGGCCGGCGGGGAAGCCCTGCTCGCGCCGACCGTCACGCGCCGGCTGATCGCGGAGTTCCTGCAGCGCGCCGAGCAGGCTCCGGCGCCGCGCCCCCTCGACGGGGTCACCCCCCGCGAGCGCGAGGTGCTCACGCTCGTGGCCACGGGGCTGTCCAATCGCGACATCGCCGAGCACCTCCACCTCACCGTCGGCACGGTGAAGACGCACATCGGTCATCTACTGGCCAAACTGCGGGCCCGTGATCGGGCGCAGCTCGTGATCGCGGCGTACGAGGCCGGGCTCGTGACCAGCCCTTCTCGGAGCGACCGGCGCTGA
- a CDS encoding sensor histidine kinase, with protein MMTPARRTLWRPAAEAGAAVALTLFIGYALVDPPGPSSWLPTWAAWPVAAVMSLPVAFRRRWPRAMFAVAATAATLATAAGAVAAGAIWVTFIPAALTLYLAASTLPLGRSAAYLAGCLCGAEAAALAFYTHVLPTLPPALERTELPPYLPVEGSTIAIFMSAAWGIGVMVRRQRFLVARLARHRAEAAVTDERRRIARELHDIIGHSMSVIAVKATVANHVADLHPQEVRAAMAVIEQTSQSTLTEIRRVLGLLRSDGDPHDSLSPVPGLADLSGLVDQAASAGVEVELSVPADAALPSAVALSAYRIVQEALTNVVKHAAPTRCSVTVRLDDGQAVIEVLDSGPRTQREARPAFVGGHGLIGMRERAVMFGGTLTAGPDADGGFHVVARLPYGPVGAAA; from the coding sequence ATGATGACCCCAGCACGCCGGACGCTGTGGCGCCCGGCCGCCGAGGCCGGAGCGGCGGTGGCCCTGACCCTGTTCATCGGCTACGCGCTCGTCGACCCGCCGGGGCCGTCCTCATGGTTGCCGACGTGGGCGGCCTGGCCGGTCGCCGCTGTCATGAGCCTGCCGGTCGCCTTCCGGCGGCGATGGCCCCGGGCCATGTTCGCCGTCGCGGCCACGGCGGCCACGCTGGCGACCGCGGCGGGTGCCGTGGCCGCCGGCGCGATCTGGGTGACCTTCATCCCGGCCGCGCTCACGCTCTACCTGGCCGCCTCCACCCTTCCGCTCGGCCGTTCGGCGGCGTACCTGGCCGGATGCCTGTGCGGTGCGGAGGCCGCCGCGCTGGCCTTCTACACGCACGTGCTGCCGACCCTGCCACCCGCTCTCGAACGCACCGAATTACCCCCGTACCTGCCGGTGGAAGGCAGCACGATCGCCATCTTCATGAGCGCCGCGTGGGGGATCGGCGTGATGGTCCGCCGCCAGCGGTTCCTGGTCGCCCGCCTCGCTCGCCACCGTGCCGAAGCCGCCGTCACCGACGAACGCAGGCGCATCGCCAGAGAGCTCCACGACATCATCGGGCACAGCATGAGCGTGATCGCCGTCAAGGCCACCGTGGCCAACCACGTCGCCGACCTCCACCCCCAGGAGGTGCGCGCCGCGATGGCGGTCATCGAGCAGACGAGCCAGAGCACGCTGACCGAGATCCGCCGGGTGCTCGGCCTGCTGCGATCCGATGGTGACCCGCACGACTCCCTGTCGCCCGTGCCCGGCCTGGCCGACCTGTCCGGGCTGGTGGATCAGGCCGCGTCGGCCGGGGTCGAGGTCGAGCTGAGCGTGCCCGCGGACGCGGCGCTGCCGTCCGCGGTGGCCCTGTCGGCGTACCGGATCGTGCAGGAGGCCCTGACCAACGTCGTCAAGCACGCGGCGCCCACCCGATGCTCGGTCACCGTGCGGCTCGACGACGGACAAGCGGTGATCGAAGTCCTCGACAGCGGCCCGCGGACGCAGCGCGAAGCTCGGCCGGCGTTCGTGGGAGGGCATGGTCTCATCGGGATGCGGGAGCGGGCGGTGATGTTCGGCGGCACGCTCACCGCCGGCCCTGACGCCGATGGCGGGTTCCATGTGGTGGCACGCCTGCCCTACGGTCCGGTGGGTGCGGCAGCATGA
- a CDS encoding MFS transporter, with protein sequence MITALDFTIVYVALPEIGRELGFSSADLQWVVSAYAVPFGGFLLLGGRLSDLLGRRRMFVLGMLLYGVASLLGGLAGAAGLLVGARALQGVGGAVLMPATLSLVVTMFEEGRARNRAMTVWAVCGASGMSVGALLGGVLTGTFGWEAVFFVNVPLAVVGVVGAFWVLAPDGVGRVGVLAGDVPGSDGVRQAGVSAVDGVRQAGVSAAGGARQAGVSAMDGAGRLGGFDLPGALTGTAGVTGLVFAISRGAEWGWGSAGVLVPLVVAVGLLVAFVVIEARSRSPLMPLRLLANRHTSAAVGAILVYGMTLQCVPYFLTLYFQGVLGYDAMQSGLAFLGPTLGIALGNLVGERLIPRLGLRGTLLLSVLVGVAGTGVLAFSLSVDGTYLGLLVGAVGFGVGSGLSFTTMFILASTGVAAHEQGAVSGLSSTVLQAGSGVGLAVLVSVAGREGEGLAGEALRVAMVEGLRGAFFAAAGIAVVGVVAGLVIPRRAPAPR encoded by the coding sequence ATGATCACTGCCCTTGACTTCACCATCGTCTACGTCGCGTTGCCGGAGATCGGCAGGGAGCTGGGGTTCTCCTCTGCCGACCTGCAGTGGGTGGTCAGCGCGTACGCCGTGCCGTTCGGCGGCTTCCTGCTGCTCGGCGGGCGGCTGTCGGACCTGCTCGGCAGGCGGCGCATGTTCGTGCTCGGCATGCTGCTGTACGGGGTCGCCTCGCTGCTCGGGGGGCTGGCCGGGGCGGCCGGGCTGCTCGTCGGGGCGCGGGCGTTGCAGGGGGTGGGTGGCGCGGTGTTGATGCCGGCGACGTTGTCGTTGGTGGTCACCATGTTCGAGGAGGGGCGGGCGCGGAACCGGGCCATGACGGTGTGGGCGGTTTGCGGTGCCAGTGGGATGAGTGTCGGGGCCTTGCTGGGTGGGGTGCTGACGGGGACGTTCGGGTGGGAGGCGGTGTTCTTCGTGAACGTGCCGCTGGCTGTGGTCGGGGTCGTGGGCGCGTTCTGGGTGCTCGCGCCTGATGGCGTGGGGCGGGTGGGCGTGCTCGCGGGGGACGTGCCGGGGTCCGATGGGGTGCGGCAGGCGGGTGTGTCTGCGGTGGATGGAGTGCGGCAGGCGGGTGTGTCTGCGGCGGGCGGGGCGCGGCAGGCCGGTGTGTCTGCCATGGATGGGGCTGGGCGTTTGGGTGGGTTTGATCTGCCTGGGGCGCTGACCGGCACCGCGGGTGTCACCGGGCTGGTGTTCGCGATCTCGCGTGGTGCGGAGTGGGGGTGGGGCTCCGCCGGGGTCCTGGTGCCGCTGGTGGTGGCGGTGGGGCTGCTCGTCGCTTTCGTGGTGATCGAGGCGCGCAGCCGCAGCCCGCTCATGCCGCTGCGGCTGCTGGCCAACCGGCACACCAGCGCCGCCGTCGGCGCCATCCTGGTGTACGGCATGACCCTGCAGTGCGTGCCGTACTTCCTCACCCTGTACTTCCAGGGCGTGCTCGGCTACGACGCCATGCAGTCCGGCCTGGCCTTCCTCGGGCCGACGCTGGGCATCGCCCTGGGCAACCTGGTCGGCGAGCGGCTGATCCCGCGTCTCGGGCTGCGCGGCACGCTGCTTCTCAGCGTGCTGGTGGGGGTGGCCGGTACGGGGGTGCTGGCGTTCAGCCTGTCCGTGGACGGTACGTACCTCGGGCTGCTCGTGGGGGCCGTTGGCTTCGGGGTGGGGTCCGGGCTGTCGTTCACCACCATGTTCATCCTCGCTTCCACCGGGGTGGCCGCGCACGAGCAGGGGGCGGTGTCCGGGTTGTCGTCCACGGTGCTGCAGGCGGGAAGTGGTGTGGGGCTGGCTGTGCTGGTGAGCGTGGCTGGCCGGGAGGGTGAGGGGCTGGCGGGGGAGGCGTTGCGGGTGGCGATGGTGGAAGGGCTGAGGGGGGCGTTCTTCGCTGCGGCGGGGATCGCGGTGGTCGGGGTGGTGGCTGGGCTGGTGATCCCGCGGCGGGCGCCCGCTCCGCGATGA
- a CDS encoding helix-turn-helix domain-containing protein — protein sequence MDRSVELSEFLKSRRARLRPEEVGVPYRSNGTRRVRGLRREELALLAGVSVTHYTRLEQGRSQNVSAEVLNAIADVLRLTGDERAYLHALAHPAHRCSDFPRTPVRPGLQRLLDSLVLTPAFVLGRHADIVAWNRLAAAVFADFAAIPDERRTIAHLIFMDEGIRRLHGDRWPRLAREHVAQLRILAARYPANPHVTAHVNALRQESPEFRELWREHHVAAATHRDYVLDHPVVGELRLSAELVTLPGDPELQGMDLFAAEAGSESEARLRHLAATTTLMPSVQGGMPHPPQGLGRS from the coding sequence GTGGATCGAAGCGTTGAGCTGAGCGAGTTCCTCAAGTCGCGGCGGGCCCGGCTGCGGCCCGAGGAGGTCGGCGTGCCGTACAGGAGCAACGGCACGCGGCGGGTGCGCGGGCTGCGCCGGGAGGAGCTGGCGCTGCTGGCCGGCGTGAGCGTCACCCACTACACCCGCCTGGAGCAGGGGCGCAGCCAGAACGTCTCGGCCGAGGTGCTGAACGCCATCGCCGACGTGCTGCGGCTCACCGGGGACGAGCGGGCGTACCTGCACGCCCTGGCCCATCCGGCGCACCGCTGCAGCGACTTCCCCCGGACGCCGGTCCGGCCGGGGCTGCAACGGCTGCTCGACTCCCTCGTGCTCACCCCGGCCTTCGTCCTGGGCCGCCACGCCGACATCGTGGCGTGGAACAGGCTCGCCGCCGCCGTGTTCGCAGACTTCGCCGCGATCCCCGACGAGCGCAGGACCATCGCCCACCTGATCTTCATGGACGAGGGCATCAGGCGCCTGCACGGCGATCGCTGGCCGCGCCTGGCCAGGGAGCACGTGGCCCAGCTCCGCATCCTGGCCGCGCGCTACCCGGCGAACCCGCACGTCACGGCGCATGTCAACGCCCTGCGCCAGGAGAGCCCCGAGTTCCGCGAGCTGTGGCGGGAGCATCACGTGGCCGCCGCGACGCATCGGGACTACGTCCTCGACCATCCGGTCGTGGGCGAGCTGCGGCTGTCGGCCGAGCTCGTCACCCTGCCAGGGGACCCGGAGCTGCAGGGCATGGACCTGTTCGCGGCCGAGGCCGGCTCGGAGTCGGAGGCCCGGCTCCGCCACCTGGCCGCCACGACGACGCTCATGCCGTCGGTTCAAGGGGGAATGCCGCACCCGCCTCAGGGGTTGGGCCGGTCATGA
- a CDS encoding NADPH-dependent F420 reductase, producing the protein MTTIAFIGSGHIGGTVARLSVAAGYDVVLSNSRGPETLKDLVAELGPRARAATPAEAAAAGDLVVVSIPLRAYRDVPVEPLAGKPVLDTNNYYPQRDGNLPQLDDGSVTSSELLQQHLPASKVVKVFNNIFFAHLGALHRPAGASDRTALPIAGDDAAAKETVTAFLDAIGYDATDAGPLAEGWRFQPGTPVYGNPYAGDQPNLSASPGVPAGAAKIRAGLDAATRQR; encoded by the coding sequence ATGACGACAATCGCGTTCATCGGCAGCGGACACATCGGCGGCACCGTGGCCCGGCTCTCCGTCGCAGCCGGTTACGACGTCGTGCTCAGCAACTCCCGGGGCCCGGAGACGCTCAAGGACCTGGTCGCCGAGCTCGGCCCCAGGGCCCGCGCGGCGACCCCGGCCGAGGCGGCCGCGGCGGGCGACCTGGTGGTGGTCAGCATCCCGCTGCGGGCCTACCGCGACGTCCCGGTGGAGCCGCTCGCCGGCAAGCCCGTCCTCGACACCAACAACTACTACCCGCAGCGGGACGGGAACCTCCCCCAGCTCGACGACGGGTCGGTCACGTCGAGCGAGCTGCTGCAGCAGCATCTGCCGGCGTCGAAGGTCGTCAAGGTCTTCAACAACATCTTCTTCGCGCACCTGGGCGCCCTGCACCGCCCGGCCGGCGCCTCCGACCGCACCGCCCTGCCGATCGCGGGTGACGACGCCGCGGCGAAGGAGACGGTGACCGCGTTCCTGGACGCGATCGGCTACGACGCCACCGACGCGGGCCCGCTGGCGGAGGGGTGGCGGTTCCAGCCGGGCACGCCGGTGTACGGCAACCCGTACGCGGGAGACCAGCCGAACCTCTCCGCGTCGCCGGGGGTGCCGGCCGGCGCCGCGAAGATCAGGGCCGGCCTGGACGCCGCCACCCGTCAGCGGTAG
- a CDS encoding NAD-dependent epimerase/dehydratase family protein translates to MRIFITGASGYVGGVVAEHLVKAGHDVAALARSGGARERVEALGAKAVPGGLEDHETLRTAAAGADAVVHAAVDYLHPGMGEMEDGALRAMLDGLNAGGTFVYTSTGLVYPDGEGVAVDEERPLDPAASPQPYKVLGERQVLAAGHVTGAVVRAALVYGRGGSGLLQGLIAGGRQSGTVPYIGDGANAWSSVHVDDLAALYAAILERPSPGTVVNAAAGEGTPFRRIAEAVAGLTGARAVSLTIEQAEQAMGPFAAVLARSAPMDSSRARRLFGWEPTGPGLLDDLAAGSYR, encoded by the coding sequence ATGCGGATCTTCATCACCGGAGCGAGCGGCTACGTCGGCGGAGTCGTCGCCGAGCACCTCGTCAAGGCAGGTCACGACGTCGCCGCCCTGGCCCGCTCCGGCGGCGCGCGCGAGCGCGTCGAGGCGCTGGGCGCCAAGGCGGTGCCCGGCGGTCTCGAGGACCACGAGACCCTGCGTACGGCGGCCGCCGGCGCAGACGCCGTGGTGCACGCCGCCGTCGACTACCTTCATCCCGGAATGGGCGAGATGGAGGACGGCGCGCTGCGGGCGATGCTGGACGGGCTGAACGCCGGAGGCACGTTCGTCTACACCAGCACCGGCCTGGTCTACCCGGACGGCGAGGGCGTCGCCGTGGACGAGGAGCGGCCGCTCGACCCGGCTGCCTCGCCGCAACCGTACAAGGTGCTCGGCGAGCGCCAGGTCCTGGCCGCCGGGCACGTGACGGGCGCGGTGGTCCGGGCGGCCCTGGTGTACGGCCGGGGCGGGTCGGGGCTGCTGCAGGGGCTCATCGCCGGCGGCCGGCAGAGCGGCACCGTGCCGTACATCGGGGACGGCGCCAACGCGTGGTCGTCGGTGCACGTGGACGACCTTGCCGCGCTCTACGCGGCGATCCTGGAACGCCCGTCCCCCGGGACCGTCGTGAACGCGGCCGCGGGCGAAGGAACGCCGTTCCGGCGGATCGCCGAGGCGGTGGCCGGGCTGACCGGCGCCCGCGCCGTCTCGCTCACGATCGAGCAGGCGGAGCAGGCCATGGGGCCCTTCGCCGCCGTGCTGGCGCGGTCCGCGCCGATGGACTCGTCGCGGGCCAGGCGGCTGTTCGGCTGGGAGCCCACCGGCCCCGGGCTCCTGGACGACCTCGCCGCCGGCTCCTACCGCTGA
- a CDS encoding helix-turn-helix transcriptional regulator, with protein sequence MDKHALGEFLRNKRERVGPADVGLPQGRRRRTPGLRREEVAQLAYISVDHYTRLEQARGRHPSRRVLDGISRALRLSAQERARLFQLAGEREEREAADPVREVQPSIRTLIDRLTDSPAIVVDPTCRVLAWNPLAAAVFEDFSELEGEERNVIRRYFLNPDRDRPRYGVTDPERFVVTAVSYLRMAVTRYPDNAELLSLVEELLAGSEDFAARWNSHEFRIDRHLRQTVRHPEIGPIELEFDILTVPEQEQQVIIFTADPGSPAHRALQLLKVIGVQRTNPLAPVSNPS encoded by the coding sequence ATGGACAAGCACGCCCTCGGGGAGTTCCTGCGCAACAAGCGCGAACGGGTCGGCCCGGCCGACGTGGGCCTGCCGCAGGGACGCCGCCGGCGTACACCGGGATTGCGGCGCGAGGAGGTCGCGCAGCTGGCGTACATCTCGGTCGACCACTACACCCGCCTGGAGCAGGCGCGCGGCCGGCACCCGTCACGGCGCGTGCTGGACGGCATCTCGCGCGCGCTGCGCCTGTCCGCCCAGGAGCGGGCGAGGCTGTTCCAGCTCGCGGGCGAGCGGGAGGAGCGGGAGGCGGCCGATCCCGTACGCGAGGTGCAGCCGAGCATCCGGACCCTGATCGACCGGCTGACCGACTCCCCGGCGATCGTCGTGGACCCCACCTGCCGGGTCCTGGCCTGGAACCCGCTGGCGGCGGCCGTGTTCGAGGACTTCTCCGAGCTGGAGGGCGAGGAGCGCAACGTCATCCGCCGCTACTTCCTGAACCCCGACCGGGACCGGCCGCGTTACGGCGTGACGGATCCGGAGCGGTTCGTCGTCACGGCGGTCAGCTACCTGCGCATGGCCGTCACCCGCTACCCCGACAACGCGGAGCTGCTGAGCCTGGTCGAGGAACTGCTGGCCGGCAGCGAGGACTTCGCCGCGAGGTGGAACTCCCACGAGTTCCGCATCGACCGGCACCTGCGCCAGACGGTGCGCCACCCGGAGATCGGCCCGATCGAGCTGGAGTTCGACATCCTCACGGTTCCCGAGCAGGAGCAGCAGGTCATCATCTTCACCGCCGATCCCGGCTCCCCCGCGCACCGGGCGCTCCAGCTCCTGAAGGTCATCGGCGTCCAGCGAACCAACCCGCTCGCGCCGGTGTCCAACCCATCGTGA
- a CDS encoding GNAT family N-acetyltransferase: MITYRTIVPAELDRVTDWVVTEPVGWIRADRYLAELSENMYRPEWTWIAEDGDRVVGRALWWGRGDSAHPVALDCLDVDPAVGERTAVAAGLIAAALAGFRQPVQYAIKVAGGWRDDPVTFAAVEWRRAAARVAGLTREVERLQFEWAPADGVPAATGSLRFAEASDEEFLTVFRRIAEGSLDAHTRAGVAARGVEATAREEMDFYLGAPGKREWWRLACTPEGEVAGMAIPSATPYSVNVGYLGVVPEFRGRGYVDEVLGEITRIHAGNGESRITATTDLGNAPMAAAFRRAGYRNTEIRINLSNDVPAQNG; this comes from the coding sequence ATGATTACCTACCGTACGATCGTCCCCGCGGAGCTCGACCGGGTGACGGACTGGGTCGTGACCGAGCCCGTCGGCTGGATCCGGGCCGATCGTTACCTGGCGGAGCTGTCCGAGAACATGTACCGGCCGGAATGGACGTGGATCGCCGAGGACGGCGACCGGGTCGTGGGGCGGGCCTTGTGGTGGGGGCGCGGTGACAGCGCGCATCCGGTCGCGCTCGACTGCCTCGACGTGGATCCCGCCGTGGGTGAGCGTACGGCCGTCGCCGCCGGGCTGATCGCGGCCGCGCTGGCAGGGTTCCGGCAGCCGGTGCAGTACGCGATCAAGGTGGCCGGCGGCTGGCGCGACGATCCGGTCACGTTCGCGGCCGTGGAGTGGCGACGGGCGGCGGCGCGGGTGGCCGGGCTCACCCGGGAGGTGGAGCGGCTGCAGTTCGAGTGGGCGCCCGCCGACGGGGTGCCCGCGGCGACCGGTTCGCTGCGGTTCGCCGAGGCGTCCGACGAGGAGTTCCTGACGGTCTTCCGGAGGATCGCCGAGGGCAGCCTGGACGCTCACACCCGGGCAGGCGTGGCGGCCAGGGGCGTGGAGGCGACCGCGCGCGAGGAGATGGACTTCTACCTCGGCGCGCCGGGCAAGAGGGAGTGGTGGCGGCTCGCCTGCACGCCCGAGGGCGAGGTGGCGGGCATGGCGATTCCGTCGGCGACGCCGTACAGCGTGAACGTGGGGTATCTCGGGGTGGTCCCGGAGTTCCGGGGGCGAGGCTACGTGGACGAGGTGCTGGGCGAGATCACCCGCATCCACGCCGGGAACGGCGAGTCGCGGATCACCGCCACGACCGACCTGGGCAACGCGCCGATGGCGGCCGCGTTCCGGCGGGCCGGGTATCGCAACACGGAGATCCGGATCAATCTCTCCAACGACGTTCCGGCCCAGAACGGCTAG
- a CDS encoding SigE family RNA polymerase sigma factor codes for MDDAPDFADFAANRGHALFRYAYMLTGNPHDAADLVQEAMMRLRGSWSRVHRKHNPESYVKTTIARLHISIWRRRRREHLVWEVHERPQPVAESPLDLWDELAKLPKRQRAVLVLRYYEDRSDVEIAEMLGISPGTVRSQASRALDKLRATVTQPRSLQ; via the coding sequence GTGGATGACGCGCCGGATTTCGCGGACTTCGCCGCCAATCGGGGCCATGCGTTGTTCCGCTACGCCTACATGCTCACCGGCAACCCGCACGACGCCGCCGACCTCGTGCAGGAGGCGATGATGCGGCTGCGCGGCTCGTGGTCGCGCGTGCATCGCAAGCACAACCCGGAGAGCTACGTGAAGACCACGATCGCCCGGCTGCACATCTCCATCTGGAGGCGGCGCAGGCGTGAACACCTGGTGTGGGAGGTGCACGAGCGGCCGCAGCCGGTGGCGGAGTCGCCGTTGGACCTGTGGGACGAGCTGGCGAAGCTGCCCAAGCGTCAGCGGGCCGTGCTTGTCCTGCGTTACTACGAGGACCGGTCGGATGTGGAGATCGCCGAGATGCTCGGCATTTCTCCGGGAACCGTGCGGAGCCAGGCGTCCCGTGCCCTGGACAAGCTGCGCGCCACCGTCACCCAGCCGAGGAGCCTGCAATGA
- a CDS encoding PIN domain-containing protein, translated as MTLVVIYDANVLYGNTLRDLLIRLAMTGRVQARWTNSILDEMQRNLAANRPDIPAEKLDKLRSLMNSAVRDCLVEGYEPLIEGLKLPDADDRHVLAAAIKVGARVIVTSNLKDFPADYVTPWDIEVKSPDDFVLDQIDLDGRVVWACVQQIADSRISPPETVDDVLDALEAAGLVEAVAALRAG; from the coding sequence ATGACTCTTGTGGTGATCTACGACGCGAACGTGTTGTACGGCAACACGCTGCGGGACCTGCTCATCCGCCTCGCCATGACCGGACGGGTGCAAGCCAGGTGGACCAACAGCATTCTCGACGAGATGCAGCGCAACCTCGCCGCCAACCGGCCCGACATTCCTGCAGAGAAGCTCGACAAGCTTCGCTCCCTGATGAATTCCGCTGTCCGAGACTGCCTCGTCGAGGGGTATGAGCCACTGATCGAAGGACTGAAACTTCCCGACGCCGATGATCGGCATGTGCTGGCTGCGGCGATCAAGGTGGGCGCAAGGGTCATCGTTACGTCGAATCTCAAGGACTTCCCTGCCGACTACGTGACTCCGTGGGATATCGAGGTGAAGTCGCCCGACGACTTCGTGCTGGACCAAATCGATCTGGACGGAAGGGTCGTCTGGGCTTGTGTGCAGCAGATCGCGGACTCACGGATCAGTCCGCCGGAGACCGTTGACGATGTGCTCGACGCCTTGGAGGCGGCGGGCCTCGTCGAAGCGGTCGCTGCCCTTCGAGCCGGTTGA
- a CDS encoding helix-turn-helix domain-containing protein, with the protein MGDVQAKRVRPGSIDAEVAGRAVRRIKDYLMQYPEQPTVQVVGEHGDDDPLILPREAVSLLAFILAQAAEGRGVTVIPSDAELTTQQAADMLNVSRPYVIKLLETGEIPFRLIGKHRRIKCEDLQEYKRRDDAKRRAAADELAALGQELGIRG; encoded by the coding sequence GTGGGTGACGTGCAGGCCAAGAGAGTCCGGCCGGGAAGTATCGACGCCGAGGTGGCTGGCCGCGCGGTACGCCGGATCAAGGATTACCTGATGCAGTATCCCGAGCAGCCGACCGTACAGGTCGTCGGTGAGCACGGAGACGATGACCCCTTGATCCTGCCTCGCGAAGCCGTGAGTCTGCTGGCCTTCATCCTTGCCCAAGCAGCCGAAGGACGCGGAGTCACGGTGATTCCGTCGGATGCTGAGCTGACGACACAGCAAGCGGCGGACATGTTGAACGTCTCGCGCCCGTATGTCATCAAACTTCTGGAGACGGGGGAAATTCCCTTCCGGTTGATTGGTAAGCACCGCCGGATCAAGTGCGAGGATCTCCAGGAATACAAGCGTCGCGACGACGCCAAGCGCCGAGCTGCGGCGGATGAGCTCGCTGCGCTGGGGCAAGAGCTGGGCATCCGAGGATGA